The following coding sequences lie in one Leptospira saintgironsiae genomic window:
- a CDS encoding LPS-assembly protein LptD, giving the protein MRPWIRNCLFLFFLPTLLWGQPVDLGPRGSAGETNSEDDTQRSVVKTRNRLLNKSIEVLSEREVDEQLENLGLSREGSIYTRRKRLKASLAEKEDNKPDFAALAGTSKKDLPMVIENAAEGELMRVDQTKGGVLVLRGRVRIKLRSGSLEAETISVDSDRQEVYAEGGIKFEDGRAKITGDKFIYDYRLDKGVVYNTKGTVAPAYFFGEKVKKLDDKRYMLEMGYFTTCNAEKPHYSFKVDKVVLYQDRTVVGTNVRFQVGGTTVFWLPFFYNNNLGNGWTTQAGKNNTQGLFLQNSLQWSTIPTWSWTPMGYKARADFYEKTGQAFQLEMWRQSANLNYLIDIGFANHKAYQITSGFEDRFANYGLGTSAVTNQVDKGNYWGTNIPNIGEDRDPWWKGRIFLNSKMNNTEKDVTRNLSVQYENFTNRLFEYEYGNRYQPSNSLQSLYTFRDVRYGYVRNNLEWKLDYTENRGDLSVNINMKRNMLFYNLSPLNKSGYFPTVDVLPSVTIKNSSEITRLPYFETPVYWDVYLTNTLMRFYGVPTQEKLKIPTSDGSYDNPNGDYKENLLRTQNFLQGETGFRTSMNFGSYVSLAPSVYYGAKKQSAQLPAGSADTVNTNFTSLERSLARDSYQYFRTNTNLRIGAPILFFNTTYRKLEAEKPDLQDPILMKNRQHELELSLESYALENFEISLKTIRDLRTFSDEYQPQPTSQERWYYTVFRFAGYIDFLEGFSKRKRTLLERKRSFYTGIFFNNDFVYHTPLHRPLSNNFTLSYKMGGFRLPFLRYIRELEVGGTWYHIYYASMMDNYRIYAKASIDITREFGFEAEIDSRVTEPWRYTNQTDNYYYQRYILNTDPTSPFTSMNMNPTNLGQDIINGSGINGTQARQTTAMNVNRAMAVLKYNLHTMNFRLGLSSDLRSVPGGTTGASQVTFYDQSIFFSISLTDFSLGQEDSSQLSRIRLFRFRKRPLKAGYTEGVESE; this is encoded by the coding sequence ATGCGCCCCTGGATCCGAAATTGTCTATTTTTATTTTTTTTGCCCACCTTGTTATGGGGGCAACCGGTCGACCTAGGCCCTCGGGGTTCTGCAGGTGAAACCAACTCCGAAGACGATACCCAAAGGTCAGTTGTTAAGACCAGAAACCGCCTTTTAAACAAATCTATCGAAGTTCTTAGCGAAAGGGAAGTGGATGAACAGCTGGAAAACCTTGGTCTTTCCAGAGAAGGTTCCATCTACACTAGACGTAAAAGATTAAAAGCCTCCTTAGCGGAGAAAGAAGATAATAAACCTGATTTCGCCGCGTTAGCCGGAACATCTAAGAAAGATTTACCAATGGTAATCGAGAACGCCGCAGAAGGTGAGCTCATGAGAGTGGACCAAACCAAGGGCGGAGTTTTGGTCTTAAGAGGTAGAGTTCGTATCAAACTCAGATCAGGAAGCCTAGAAGCAGAAACAATATCTGTGGATTCAGATCGCCAAGAAGTGTATGCGGAAGGTGGGATCAAATTCGAAGACGGTCGAGCCAAGATCACTGGAGATAAATTCATCTATGATTATAGATTGGATAAGGGTGTGGTCTATAATACAAAAGGCACAGTTGCTCCTGCTTACTTTTTCGGAGAGAAGGTCAAAAAATTAGATGATAAACGTTACATGTTGGAGATGGGATATTTCACAACATGTAACGCGGAGAAGCCCCATTATTCTTTCAAAGTAGATAAGGTAGTTCTCTACCAGGATAGGACTGTTGTTGGAACTAACGTTCGATTCCAGGTAGGAGGTACAACAGTATTTTGGCTTCCATTCTTCTATAATAATAATTTAGGGAATGGTTGGACCACACAAGCAGGTAAGAACAATACACAAGGTCTATTCTTACAAAACTCATTACAATGGTCAACGATCCCTACTTGGTCTTGGACCCCGATGGGTTATAAAGCTCGTGCTGACTTCTACGAAAAAACCGGACAAGCCTTCCAGTTAGAAATGTGGAGACAAAGTGCAAACCTTAACTATTTAATAGATATAGGTTTTGCAAATCATAAGGCATATCAAATCACTTCCGGTTTCGAGGATAGATTTGCAAATTATGGTCTTGGGACTAGTGCTGTCACAAACCAAGTCGATAAGGGAAATTATTGGGGAACTAATATCCCAAATATCGGAGAAGATAGAGATCCTTGGTGGAAGGGTAGGATATTCCTAAATTCCAAAATGAATAATACGGAGAAGGACGTTACTCGAAACCTGTCCGTTCAATATGAGAATTTTACGAACCGTTTATTCGAATACGAATACGGAAATAGATACCAACCAAGTAATAGTTTACAGTCATTATATACATTCAGAGACGTCCGTTACGGTTATGTTCGTAATAACTTAGAATGGAAGTTAGATTATACGGAGAATAGGGGAGATCTTTCAGTTAATATTAACATGAAGAGAAATATGCTCTTCTATAACCTTTCTCCTTTGAACAAGTCGGGTTATTTTCCTACGGTGGATGTTCTTCCTTCCGTTACGATCAAGAATAGTTCTGAAATTACTAGGCTTCCTTATTTTGAAACTCCAGTGTATTGGGATGTGTATTTAACGAATACATTGATGAGATTTTATGGAGTTCCTACCCAAGAAAAATTGAAAATTCCTACATCCGACGGAAGTTATGATAATCCGAATGGAGATTATAAGGAAAATCTTCTTAGGACCCAAAACTTCTTACAAGGTGAGACTGGATTTAGGACTTCCATGAACTTTGGAAGTTATGTGTCCTTGGCTCCGAGTGTTTATTATGGTGCTAAAAAACAATCTGCACAATTACCTGCAGGAAGTGCGGATACTGTTAATACAAACTTCACTTCCCTAGAAAGAAGTTTGGCAAGGGACAGTTACCAATATTTTAGAACAAATACCAATTTAAGAATTGGTGCTCCGATCTTATTTTTTAATACCACTTATCGTAAGTTAGAAGCAGAGAAGCCTGATTTACAAGACCCTATTCTGATGAAAAACCGTCAGCATGAGTTGGAACTTTCATTAGAAAGTTATGCTTTGGAGAATTTTGAAATTTCTCTCAAGACAATCCGAGATCTTAGGACTTTTTCGGATGAATACCAACCTCAGCCAACGAGCCAAGAAAGATGGTATTATACGGTTTTCCGTTTTGCAGGTTATATAGATTTCTTAGAAGGATTCAGCAAAAGAAAGAGAACTCTTCTGGAACGAAAAAGAAGTTTTTACACAGGAATATTCTTCAATAACGATTTTGTATATCATACTCCTTTACATCGTCCTTTATCCAATAACTTCACTCTTTCTTATAAGATGGGGGGATTCAGACTTCCTTTCTTAAGATATATTAGAGAGTTGGAAGTAGGCGGGACCTGGTATCATATCTATTATGCTTCTATGATGGACAATTATAGGATTTATGCTAAGGCAAGTATTGATATCACAAGGGAATTTGGATTTGAGGCAGAGATTGATTCCAGGGTAACTGAACCTTGGAGATACACAAACCAAACGGATAATTATTATTACCAAAGATATATTCTGAATACGGATCCTACTTCTCCATTTACTTCCATGAATATGAATCCTACAAATTTAGGTCAGGATATTATCAATGGTTCTGGGATCAACGGAACCCAAGCAAGACAGACCACTGCAATGAATGTAAACCGTGCAATGGCAGTGCTAAAATATAATCTACACACTATGAATTTTAGATTAGGTCTAAGTAGTGATCTTAGATCTGTTCCTGGGGGAACTACTGGAGCAAGTCAGGTGACTTTTTATGACCAGTCTATATTCTTCTCCATATCATTAACGGATTTCAGTTTAGGCCAGGAAGATTCTTCTCAACTTTCTAGGATCCGTCTGTTTAGATTTAGAAAACGTCCTCTTAAGGCTGGTTATACAGAAGGAGTCGAATCGGAATAA
- the gatC gene encoding Asp-tRNA(Asn)/Glu-tRNA(Gln) amidotransferase subunit GatC, with product MNLNEESLQKIAELSRLKIDPKDIQNFLTDFNKVLNYVDTITELNVSSVSDEDLYPNEGNSVRPDKAAEGLSRSQIESFAPSFQNGYFVVPKVIET from the coding sequence GTGAACCTAAATGAAGAATCCCTTCAAAAAATCGCAGAGTTATCAAGGCTCAAAATAGATCCTAAGGATATTCAAAACTTCCTTACGGATTTTAATAAAGTGCTGAATTATGTGGATACGATCACTGAGTTAAATGTGAGTTCAGTATCTGATGAGGACTTATATCCGAACGAAGGAAATTCAGTTCGCCCTGATAAAGCGGCAGAAGGTTTAAGTCGTTCTCAAATAGAATCCTTCGCACCTAGTTTCCAAAACGGATATTTCGTGGTTCCAAAGGTGATCGAAACATGA
- the mfd gene encoding transcription-repair coupling factor, with the protein MAKSVSTQSDWKKSLEDLFSSVKENSKISSVPNSVHSLLSSVIFQSQKNSKIVISPTNTESEFLYRESLSYLQPDLVCYLPGQEVLPYEYMRYPAEMKRERIQALARILSGEKVLVFTSVSGFLKTLPEASALMERSLSVKLGQEIQPENLMRDLVRLGYHRVDMCQAFGEFSLKGGILDVFSSFSADPIRIDFFGDEIESIRTFDPETQRSLENLEEAFLLPADEFILTDSQKEEYRNLITNADKSLHLPEIPDDAGGTYYEELIPMVRENKGILSFFKSKPGLVFPDPNGAKERYSHLLREYDALYEKRSKEILCAPPSILLRDKEESEILENLSGIKFTQLPPSKGEDLVCPLHQAPSFKGKIREVREKLKELKTEGEWKIILTSSFEAQTQRLLGLFESEGIRLLNSEASEPEPILLPNKSKEEVYLAVSEIRNGFLWEDEKLMFLSENDVFGREYKRKTRFKKQNSKAIQSFLDLKEGDFVVHVNHGVGKFLKIERVNAGGKERDFLKLEYYGGDTLFVPLDQISLVQRFVGGTERPRLDSLGKSTWKKTKDRVQKAVEGLAEDLVHMYSNRIKLQGYAFPPDTIYQEEFEAEFEYEETPDQIEAIEAVKKDLESIKPMDRLICGDVGYGKTEVAIRAAFKVAMAGKQILMLAPTTILALQHYNNMKKRFENYPITVELVSRLRTAAETRDVLKRFAAGKVDMLIGTHAVLANSVQPKNLGLLIIDEEQRFGVNHKESIKKIKNLVDVLTLTATPIPRTLHMALTGIRELSIIATPPKNRQSVETYVIEEDEEVLRDAIRTELAREGQVFYLYNRVESIEQETKRLNEIVPEAAIGVLHGQMTEDEIEETLVDFYARKFDILVTTTIIESGIDIPNVNTLIVKRADLFGLSQLYQIRGRVGRSDRKAFAYLLLPKDRVVTEDAEKRLNTIYEYQELGSGFKVAMRDLEIRGAGNLLGKEQSGDIMEVGFDLYVQMLEEAIARIKGEEVKIEVRTAINLDSNFFIPESYIPDTRQKIEFYKRFEGARDLDEIEEVTQEMTDRFGEPPEEAKTFLMLEKIRTLASVLGFESVSELGEEIRLKLGTHFLGSYDKIVNLISARMGLTMNPREPNVLIYVPGKANQKDKLVKLVYFLTEMLPDKK; encoded by the coding sequence ATGGCTAAGTCTGTTTCCACTCAATCCGATTGGAAAAAATCTCTGGAAGATCTTTTCTCTTCTGTAAAAGAGAATTCTAAAATTTCTTCTGTACCAAATTCAGTTCATTCTCTTCTATCTTCTGTTATCTTTCAGTCCCAGAAAAATTCTAAAATTGTAATCTCTCCTACAAATACCGAATCAGAATTTTTATATAGAGAAAGTTTAAGTTATTTACAGCCGGATCTTGTTTGTTATCTTCCCGGCCAAGAAGTTTTGCCTTACGAGTATATGCGTTATCCGGCTGAGATGAAAAGGGAGAGGATACAGGCTCTCGCTCGTATCTTATCCGGAGAAAAAGTTTTAGTATTCACTTCTGTGTCCGGATTTTTGAAAACTCTTCCGGAAGCTTCTGCTCTCATGGAAAGATCTTTGTCCGTAAAATTAGGACAGGAGATCCAACCTGAAAACTTAATGAGAGATCTTGTCCGACTTGGTTATCATAGAGTGGACATGTGCCAGGCATTCGGTGAGTTCAGCTTGAAGGGAGGGATCTTGGATGTATTTTCTTCCTTCTCCGCGGATCCTATTCGGATCGATTTTTTCGGAGATGAAATAGAATCTATTCGAACATTCGATCCTGAAACCCAAAGGTCTTTGGAAAATTTGGAAGAGGCGTTTCTACTTCCTGCAGACGAATTTATCCTGACTGATTCTCAAAAAGAGGAGTATCGAAATCTAATCACAAACGCAGATAAATCCCTTCACTTGCCTGAGATCCCAGATGATGCAGGCGGGACTTATTATGAAGAACTCATCCCGATGGTCCGGGAGAATAAAGGAATATTATCTTTTTTTAAATCTAAACCTGGACTCGTTTTTCCTGATCCGAATGGAGCAAAAGAAAGATATTCTCATCTATTGAGAGAATATGATGCTTTATATGAAAAAAGGAGCAAGGAGATCTTATGTGCTCCTCCTTCTATCCTTTTAAGAGATAAAGAAGAATCGGAAATTTTAGAAAATCTAAGCGGTATCAAATTTACACAACTTCCGCCAAGTAAGGGAGAGGATCTGGTCTGTCCTTTGCATCAGGCTCCTTCTTTTAAAGGAAAGATCAGAGAAGTTCGTGAAAAACTGAAAGAATTGAAAACAGAAGGTGAATGGAAGATCATTCTTACTTCTTCTTTCGAAGCCCAAACCCAAAGACTTTTAGGACTTTTTGAATCGGAAGGAATTCGTTTATTAAATTCTGAAGCTTCTGAACCGGAACCAATCCTTCTTCCTAATAAATCCAAAGAAGAAGTGTATTTAGCAGTTTCCGAAATACGGAACGGTTTTTTATGGGAAGATGAAAAACTTATGTTCTTATCCGAGAACGATGTATTCGGAAGAGAATATAAACGTAAAACCAGATTCAAAAAACAAAATAGCAAGGCCATCCAAAGTTTCCTAGACTTGAAAGAAGGAGACTTCGTGGTTCACGTAAATCACGGAGTAGGGAAATTCCTCAAAATAGAAAGAGTAAACGCGGGTGGAAAAGAAAGAGACTTTCTAAAATTAGAATATTATGGCGGTGATACGTTATTTGTTCCTTTGGATCAAATTTCTTTAGTCCAAAGATTCGTAGGCGGAACCGAAAGACCTAGACTGGATAGTCTTGGAAAAAGCACCTGGAAAAAAACAAAGGACAGAGTCCAGAAAGCAGTCGAAGGTCTTGCGGAAGATTTGGTCCATATGTATTCGAATCGGATCAAACTACAAGGGTATGCTTTCCCTCCAGATACAATTTATCAGGAAGAATTCGAAGCTGAATTCGAATATGAAGAAACTCCAGACCAGATAGAAGCAATTGAAGCTGTTAAAAAAGATCTAGAATCTATAAAACCTATGGATCGTTTGATCTGCGGCGACGTTGGTTACGGAAAAACTGAGGTTGCGATCCGTGCAGCGTTCAAAGTGGCAATGGCGGGCAAGCAGATATTAATGTTAGCACCAACCACGATCCTTGCCTTACAACATTATAATAATATGAAAAAGAGATTCGAGAATTATCCAATTACTGTGGAACTCGTTTCTCGTCTTAGAACTGCTGCAGAAACTCGTGATGTTCTAAAACGTTTTGCAGCCGGAAAAGTGGATATGCTTATCGGGACTCATGCGGTTTTAGCAAATTCTGTCCAACCTAAAAACCTGGGACTTCTTATCATAGACGAGGAGCAAAGATTCGGAGTAAACCATAAGGAATCCATTAAGAAGATCAAAAACCTTGTGGATGTTCTAACTCTGACTGCGACTCCAATCCCTAGAACACTTCATATGGCTTTGACCGGGATCAGAGAACTTTCTATTATTGCTACTCCTCCCAAGAACAGACAAAGTGTAGAAACCTACGTGATCGAAGAGGACGAAGAAGTCCTAAGAGACGCAATTCGCACTGAACTTGCAAGAGAAGGACAAGTATTCTATCTTTATAATAGAGTGGAATCTATTGAACAAGAGACTAAAAGATTAAACGAAATCGTACCTGAGGCTGCCATAGGAGTTCTTCATGGTCAGATGACTGAGGACGAGATAGAAGAAACTCTTGTAGATTTTTATGCACGCAAATTTGATATTTTAGTAACCACTACGATTATTGAGTCCGGGATAGATATTCCAAATGTGAATACTCTGATCGTAAAAAGAGCGGATCTATTTGGACTTTCTCAGCTTTATCAGATCCGAGGCAGGGTAGGAAGAAGTGACCGAAAAGCATTCGCATACCTTCTTCTTCCTAAAGACAGAGTAGTGACTGAGGATGCGGAAAAACGTCTGAACACTATCTATGAATACCAAGAATTAGGCTCCGGATTTAAGGTTGCAATGAGAGACCTGGAAATCAGAGGGGCTGGAAATCTTTTAGGTAAAGAACAGTCCGGTGATATTATGGAAGTCGGCTTCGATCTGTATGTGCAGATGTTGGAAGAAGCGATCGCAAGGATCAAAGGAGAAGAAGTAAAAATTGAAGTGCGTACTGCTATCAATTTGGATTCTAACTTCTTCATACCTGAATCTTACATACCGGATACAAGACAGAAAATAGAATTTTACAAACGGTTCGAAGGCGCAAGAGACCTGGATGAAATTGAAGAAGTCACCCAAGAAATGACGGACCGATTCGGAGAACCTCCTGAAGAGGCAAAAACTTTCTTAATGTTGGAAAAGATCAGGACCCTGGCATCTGTTTTGGGATTCGAATCCGTCTCTGAGCTCGGGGAGGAAATCCGACTAAAATTAGGAACACATTTCTTAGGCAGTTATGACAAAATCGTAAACTTGATTTCTGCCCGGATGGGTCTGACCATGAATCCTAGAGAACCGAATGTATTAATATATGTTCCAGGGAAAGCCAACCAAAAGGACAAACTTGTGAAACTTGTGTACTTCTTAACGGAAATGTTACCCGACAAAAAGTAA
- the panC gene encoding pantoate--beta-alanine ligase yields MIVSKDPNEVRSQILSWKSEKLSVGFAPTMGFLHEGHSNLFVRSAGENSKTVVSIFVNPAQFNDPEDYAKYPINTEGDLEICKSSQVDLVFLPDKDTMYPGGIPEVELRIPHLMKNLDATTRPGHFEGVLLVLSRLFHIIPADRSYFGKKDYQQYLIVKDFVKALGFPMEIIGVDTIRSAEGLALSSRNARLTEPEKEEALLLIRALRLGESLIKQGEKDPTEVLTVMRDVLDSSSKIQTDYLEVLDANTLGELPILKGEILLAVAAFLGQVRLIDNLTVKGS; encoded by the coding sequence ATGATCGTATCCAAGGACCCAAACGAAGTCAGAAGCCAAATACTCTCCTGGAAGTCCGAAAAACTTTCAGTGGGTTTTGCTCCTACCATGGGATTTTTGCATGAAGGACATTCGAATTTATTCGTTCGATCTGCTGGTGAAAATTCCAAAACTGTAGTTTCCATTTTTGTAAATCCTGCTCAATTCAATGATCCTGAAGATTATGCGAAATATCCGATCAATACGGAAGGTGATTTAGAAATTTGTAAATCATCCCAGGTGGATCTGGTTTTTTTACCAGACAAGGATACAATGTATCCGGGTGGAATTCCTGAAGTAGAATTGAGAATTCCTCATTTGATGAAAAATCTGGATGCAACTACTCGTCCCGGTCATTTTGAAGGTGTTCTTTTAGTTCTTTCACGATTATTTCATATAATTCCAGCAGATCGTTCTTATTTTGGTAAGAAGGATTACCAACAATACCTGATCGTAAAAGATTTTGTGAAAGCTCTTGGATTTCCAATGGAGATCATAGGAGTAGATACAATTCGCTCCGCAGAAGGTCTGGCACTTAGTTCCAGAAACGCTCGTTTGACTGAGCCTGAAAAAGAAGAAGCTTTGTTACTCATTCGAGCTTTGCGTTTAGGAGAAAGTCTGATTAAACAAGGAGAAAAAGATCCTACAGAAGTTCTGACTGTGATGAGAGATGTCCTGGATTCTTCTTCCAAAATACAAACTGATTATCTGGAAGTTTTGGATGCGAATACCTTAGGGGAACTTCCTATTCTGAAAGGAGAAATCCTTCTCGCCGTGGCTGCCTTTTTGGGGCAGGTAAGATTGATCGATAATTTAACCGTAAAGGGTTCTTAA
- a CDS encoding undecaprenyl-diphosphate phosphatase: MNSYLNAIFRSVIEAITEFLPVSSTGHLFLFSSFYPFSEGAAFDDLFDIFIQSGAILSVVVLYREKFLEQGRSAVRYLLRKEENKEGFLFLTRVIIGFLPIMGAGFLFRGFLDKIKAREDILAILGGAWLVGGILILVSEFWFQKREKIKTSEPIGTKDAILIGIFQCLALVPGVSRSGATIVTARFLGKDTRSSAEFSFFVAVPVLFLAGAYKLFKHREVLNWENLPILSLGFVLSFLLCFFVIKWFLKYLQTHSFTGFGWYRILLGISVLSFYKLVMQG; encoded by the coding sequence TTGAATTCATATCTAAACGCAATCTTCCGTAGCGTAATTGAAGCGATTACGGAATTCTTACCGGTGTCCTCCACAGGACACCTTTTCTTATTCTCCTCTTTCTACCCATTTTCAGAAGGAGCGGCTTTCGACGATTTATTCGATATATTCATCCAAAGTGGGGCGATCCTGTCTGTGGTTGTTCTATATCGGGAAAAGTTTTTAGAACAGGGAAGATCAGCAGTACGTTACCTTCTCCGCAAAGAAGAAAACAAAGAAGGATTCCTTTTCTTAACAAGAGTTATTATTGGATTTTTGCCTATCATGGGCGCGGGATTCTTATTCAGAGGATTTTTAGATAAGATCAAGGCAAGAGAAGATATCTTGGCGATCTTGGGAGGAGCTTGGCTTGTTGGAGGAATTCTGATCTTAGTTTCAGAGTTCTGGTTCCAAAAAAGAGAGAAGATCAAAACGAGTGAACCTATCGGAACAAAGGACGCAATCCTGATCGGTATTTTCCAATGTTTGGCCCTGGTCCCTGGAGTTTCCAGATCTGGAGCAACTATTGTAACTGCCAGATTTTTAGGAAAGGATACCAGAAGTTCTGCTGAGTTTTCATTCTTCGTTGCAGTTCCAGTTCTATTCTTAGCCGGAGCTTATAAATTATTCAAACATAGAGAAGTGCTAAATTGGGAGAATCTGCCGATCTTAAGCTTAGGATTTGTTCTCTCTTTTTTACTTTGTTTTTTCGTGATCAAATGGTTCCTAAAATACCTACAAACCCATTCATTTACCGGGTTCGGTTGGTACCGGATACTTCTTGGGATCTCCGTGCTTTCCTTCTACAAATTAGTGATGCAGGGCTGA
- a CDS encoding lipoprotein LipL31 gives MKRLYISLTLLLSFFSFAYCGDGTPVIESIDGNKLTTAGFESAFDTALDTLSRTQNIEKKNVIKFLTEEESKVPQSFLQLRNEFRKRKFFDRYHEMMVVKSAADKSGFSKRSDIKEILKFQEMQLIYGMYIAEQIESRIKITEQELNQGCQELRTKYKQAESLTLEQCYDAARAQIKGRKSEEVYKSVLDRIKETVAIKHNDKFDLEKYLDKEFSFPELSKEEAPKAEETKAPEASTPAPAPEATK, from the coding sequence ATGAAACGGCTATATATATCCCTCACTTTACTCTTATCTTTTTTCTCTTTCGCATATTGCGGAGACGGGACTCCAGTTATCGAGTCTATCGACGGTAATAAGTTAACTACTGCTGGTTTTGAAAGCGCTTTTGATACCGCTTTGGATACTTTAAGCCGCACTCAAAACATTGAAAAAAAGAATGTTATCAAATTTTTAACCGAAGAAGAAAGCAAAGTCCCTCAGAGCTTCTTACAACTCAGAAACGAATTCAGAAAAAGAAAGTTTTTCGATCGTTATCATGAGATGATGGTTGTTAAATCTGCTGCTGATAAAAGTGGCTTTAGCAAAAGATCTGATATTAAAGAAATCTTAAAGTTCCAAGAGATGCAGTTGATTTACGGAATGTATATCGCTGAACAAATCGAATCCAGAATTAAGATCACTGAACAAGAATTAAACCAAGGTTGCCAAGAACTCCGCACTAAATACAAACAAGCTGAGTCCTTAACTTTGGAGCAGTGTTATGATGCTGCAAGAGCTCAGATCAAAGGAAGAAAATCAGAAGAAGTTTATAAATCTGTTTTAGATAGAATTAAGGAAACTGTCGCGATCAAACATAACGATAAGTTTGACCTTGAAAAATATCTAGATAAAGAATTTAGCTTCCCTGAATTGAGCAAGGAAGAGGCTCCTAAGGCTGAGGAAACCAAGGCACCGGAAGCTTCCACTCCAGCACCTGCGCCTGAAGCTACTAAGTAA
- a CDS encoding undecaprenyl-phosphate glucose phosphotransferase encodes MLKERSQTFKLLFVFLDLIFSLGSCVFAFLLRFYVGDPTGIDRSYIDLESYFILGSVLSVSQVIVFLFIDLYHPRRGLSFLDEFLAIFGGVFLNLLFVLSMLFFFRGDFGSERFSRSFILVFAGTNIFSIGLLHLLARQFLRYLRSKGYNLRRVLVIGTRETAARFADSVQRHQIYGYQIIGYVSSGNSKAIRKEMVLLGKTDKIEKVLSEIKPDLVVYALNNAEGDCLETVLDACDTEGIDLKVIPGFQEFIKAKGRVDEMDGLPVISIRNIPVRLGYNRVIKRSFDILFTLLFLILFSPVFLIIALLIKLTSRGPVFYYQERVGLDNKSFKMFKFRSMVVQAKSQSETTWTVQNDPRVTGIGKILRKTSLDEIPQFFNVLLGDMSVVGPRPERPHFVEKFKTNHRHYMRRHAVKAGITGLAQVQGLRGDTSIDDRIDADIYYIENWSLWLDIKIILLTPLKGVMDKNAY; translated from the coding sequence ATGCTGAAAGAAAGAAGTCAAACTTTTAAATTATTATTCGTCTTCTTGGATTTGATATTCTCTTTAGGAAGTTGTGTATTTGCATTCCTTCTTCGTTTTTATGTGGGAGATCCAACAGGAATAGATAGATCATATATTGATCTGGAAAGTTATTTTATATTAGGCTCTGTCCTTTCCGTTTCCCAAGTGATCGTTTTTTTATTCATAGATCTATATCATCCAAGAAGAGGTTTATCCTTTTTAGATGAGTTCCTTGCAATATTTGGAGGAGTATTCTTGAATTTACTCTTCGTATTGTCCATGTTATTCTTTTTCCGAGGTGATTTCGGAAGCGAAAGATTTTCTCGTTCTTTCATTTTAGTTTTTGCAGGGACAAATATTTTTTCTATTGGGCTTCTCCACCTTCTCGCCCGCCAATTCCTAAGATATCTTAGAAGCAAAGGATATAATCTACGCAGAGTACTTGTGATCGGAACGAGAGAGACTGCTGCTCGTTTTGCTGATTCTGTCCAAAGACACCAGATTTATGGATATCAGATCATAGGTTATGTAAGTTCAGGAAATTCTAAAGCAATCCGTAAAGAAATGGTGCTTCTTGGAAAAACGGATAAGATAGAAAAAGTTTTATCTGAGATTAAGCCTGATCTGGTTGTTTATGCTTTAAATAATGCAGAAGGGGATTGTTTGGAAACAGTTTTGGATGCTTGTGATACGGAAGGTATCGATCTAAAAGTAATCCCAGGTTTCCAAGAGTTTATCAAGGCGAAAGGAAGAGTGGATGAGATGGACGGTCTTCCTGTTATTTCTATCCGAAACATTCCTGTACGTTTAGGTTATAATAGGGTTATCAAAAGGAGTTTTGATATTCTATTTACTTTATTATTCCTTATACTTTTTTCTCCCGTATTTTTGATCATTGCACTTCTGATCAAATTAACTTCCAGAGGTCCTGTGTTCTATTACCAGGAAAGAGTGGGCTTGGACAATAAAAGTTTTAAGATGTTCAAGTTTAGAAGTATGGTTGTACAGGCCAAGTCCCAGTCTGAGACCACTTGGACAGTCCAAAATGATCCAAGGGTGACCGGGATTGGTAAGATCTTGCGTAAGACCTCCCTTGACGAAATACCTCAGTTTTTTAATGTGCTTTTAGGAGATATGTCCGTGGTGGGTCCAAGACCCGAAAGACCTCATTTTGTCGAAAAATTCAAAACGAATCATAGACATTATATGAGAAGGCATGCGGTCAAGGCTGGGATCACCGGTCTTGCGCAGGTGCAGGGTCTGAGAGGAGACACTTCTATCGATGATAGAATTGATGCGGATATCTACTATATAGAAAACTGGTCTCTTTGGTTAGATATTAAAATCATCCTGCTTACACCTTTAAAAGGTGTGATGGATAAGAATGCCTATTAA